The proteins below are encoded in one region of Microbacterium pygmaeum:
- the rplE gene encoding 50S ribosomal protein L5, translating into MTDTTAAVAGPAAEGSLTASQPRLKQKYNDEIKKALLEEFGYVNVNQIPRLVKVVVNTGVGEAARDSKVIDGAVDDLTKITGQKPIVTKARKSIAQFKLREGQPIGAHVTLRGDRAWEFLDRLVSLALPRIRDFRGLSGKQFDGTGNYTFGLQEQSVFHEIDQDRIDRVRGFDITVVTTAKTDAEGRALLKAIGFPFRNEDAQA; encoded by the coding sequence ATGACAGACACCACTGCCGCGGTGGCTGGCCCGGCGGCCGAAGGCTCGCTCACGGCATCTCAGCCCCGCCTGAAGCAGAAGTACAACGACGAGATCAAAAAGGCGCTGCTGGAGGAATTCGGCTACGTCAACGTGAACCAGATCCCGCGTCTGGTCAAGGTCGTCGTCAACACCGGTGTCGGTGAAGCCGCTCGCGACAGCAAGGTGATCGATGGTGCGGTCGACGACCTCACCAAGATCACCGGCCAGAAGCCGATCGTCACCAAGGCACGCAAGTCGATCGCGCAGTTCAAGCTGCGCGAGGGCCAGCCCATCGGCGCGCACGTCACCCTTCGTGGCGACCGCGCGTGGGAGTTCCTGGACCGCCTCGTCTCGCTCGCACTGCCCCGCATCCGCGACTTCCGCGGTCTGTCGGGCAAGCAGTTCGACGGCACCGGCAACTACACGTTCGGTCTGCAAGAGCAGTCGGTCTTCCACGAGATCGACCAGGACCGCATCGATCGCGTCCGCGGTTTCGACATCACCGTCGTCACCACGGCCAAGACCGATGCAGAGGGCCGCGCGCTGCTGAAGGCCATCGGCTTCCCGTTCCGCAACGAGGACGCTCAGGCGTAA
- the rplO gene encoding 50S ribosomal protein L15 has protein sequence MADKAEKATEEVTEKKASPKKATAKKAAPKADKPKADAPASRPGVLKVHHLRPVPGSHTAKTRVGRGEGSKGKTAGRGTKGQKARYQVKAGFEGGQMPLHMRTPKLRGFKNPFRVEYQVVNLDKLAELYPAGGEVTIGDLVAKGAVRKNEKVKVLGTGDIDVKLTVAVDKVSGSAEQKIVAAGGSVK, from the coding sequence ATGGCCGACAAGGCTGAGAAGGCGACCGAAGAGGTCACCGAGAAGAAGGCTTCGCCCAAGAAGGCGACGGCCAAGAAGGCGGCGCCGAAGGCCGACAAGCCGAAGGCGGATGCTCCGGCATCCCGTCCCGGTGTGCTCAAGGTCCACCACCTCCGTCCGGTCCCGGGTTCGCACACCGCGAAGACCCGCGTCGGTCGTGGTGAGGGCTCGAAGGGCAAGACGGCCGGTCGCGGCACCAAGGGCCAGAAGGCCCGCTACCAGGTCAAGGCAGGCTTCGAGGGCGGGCAGATGCCCCTCCACATGCGCACTCCCAAGCTGCGCGGGTTCAAGAACCCGTTCCGCGTGGAGTACCAGGTGGTCAACCTCGACAAGCTCGCCGAGCTGTACCCCGCAGGCGGAGAGGTCACCATCGGCGACCTCGTCGCCAAGGGTGCGGTGCGCAAGAACGAGAAGGTCAAGGTGCTCGGCACCGGCGACATCGACGTGAAGCTCACCGTGGCGGTCGACAAGGTCTCGGGTTCTGCCGAGCAGAAGATCGTCGCCGCAGGCGGATCCGTCAAGTAG
- the rpmC gene encoding 50S ribosomal protein L29, with translation MAIGTKQLAPSELDTFEDQRLVEELRKAKEELFNLRFQSATGQLESHGRIRAVKRDIARLYTVIRERELGIRATPAPVEVATKAKKTKAKKADAADEAGKEEAE, from the coding sequence AGCGAGCTCGATACGTTCGAAGACCAGCGCCTCGTCGAGGAGCTGCGCAAGGCCAAGGAAGAGCTGTTCAACCTGCGCTTCCAGTCGGCCACCGGCCAGCTCGAGAGCCACGGCCGCATCCGTGCGGTCAAGCGCGACATCGCGCGGCTCTACACCGTGATCCGTGAGCGGGAGCTCGGCATCCGTGCCACCCCCGCCCCCGTCGAGGTCGCGACGAAGGCGAAGAAGACGAAAGCCAAGAAAGCGGATGCCGCTGACGAGGCCGGAAAGGAAGAGGCCGAGTAA
- the secY gene encoding preprotein translocase subunit SecY, with protein MFSAIARVFRTPDLRRKIAFTLAIIAIYRFGAHIPAPFVDFPNVQECLRQSAGTEGLLSLVNLFSGGALLQLSIFALGVMPYITATIIVQLLRVVIPHFETLYKEGQSGQSRLTQYTRYLTIALALLQSTTLVTVARSGQLFGTTGVPECEQLLTNDVWWAQLLMIITMTAGTGLIMWFAELVTERGIGNGMSILIFTSIAAAFPASMWAIWQSRGFEVFLLVLAVGILVVALVVFVEQSQRRIPVQYAKRMVGRRTYGGTNTYIPIKVNMAGVVPVIFASSLLYIPALIAQFNQPQAGQQVQPWVAWIAQYLTTGDSPLYMLVYFLLIVGFTYFYVAITFNPVEVADNMKKYGGFIPGIRAGRPTAEYLDYVLTRITLPGSMYLGFIALLPLIALAAVGANQNFPFGGASILIIVGVGLETVKQIDAQLQQRHYEGLLR; from the coding sequence TTGTTCAGCGCCATCGCGCGGGTCTTCCGTACACCCGACCTTCGTCGGAAGATCGCATTCACTCTGGCGATCATCGCCATCTACCGCTTCGGTGCGCACATCCCCGCGCCGTTCGTCGACTTCCCCAACGTGCAGGAGTGCCTGCGGCAGTCCGCCGGCACCGAGGGTCTGCTCTCACTCGTCAACCTGTTCTCAGGCGGCGCGCTCCTGCAGCTGTCGATCTTCGCACTCGGCGTCATGCCGTACATCACGGCGACGATCATCGTGCAGCTGCTGCGTGTGGTCATCCCGCACTTCGAGACTCTCTATAAAGAGGGCCAGTCGGGCCAGTCGCGTCTGACGCAGTACACCCGCTATCTCACGATCGCGCTGGCGCTCCTGCAGTCCACGACCCTGGTCACGGTGGCGCGCAGCGGTCAGCTGTTCGGCACCACCGGCGTCCCGGAGTGCGAGCAGCTGCTCACCAACGACGTGTGGTGGGCCCAGCTGCTCATGATCATCACGATGACCGCCGGTACCGGCCTCATCATGTGGTTCGCCGAGCTGGTCACCGAGCGCGGTATCGGCAACGGGATGTCGATCCTGATCTTCACCTCCATCGCTGCGGCCTTCCCCGCCTCGATGTGGGCGATCTGGCAGTCGCGCGGCTTCGAGGTCTTCCTCCTCGTCTTGGCGGTCGGGATCCTGGTGGTCGCGTTGGTGGTGTTCGTCGAGCAGTCGCAGCGGCGCATCCCGGTGCAGTATGCCAAGCGCATGGTCGGTCGCCGCACCTACGGCGGCACCAACACGTACATCCCGATCAAGGTGAACATGGCCGGCGTCGTGCCCGTCATCTTCGCGTCTTCGCTGCTGTACATCCCCGCGCTGATCGCGCAGTTCAACCAGCCGCAGGCAGGCCAGCAGGTCCAGCCCTGGGTGGCGTGGATCGCGCAGTACCTCACCACCGGTGACAGCCCGCTGTACATGCTGGTGTACTTCCTGCTCATCGTCGGCTTCACGTACTTCTACGTCGCGATCACGTTCAACCCGGTCGAGGTCGCCGACAACATGAAGAAGTACGGCGGCTTCATCCCCGGCATCCGCGCCGGTCGCCCGACGGCGGAGTACCTCGACTACGTGCTGACCCGCATCACCCTGCCCGGCTCGATGTACCTCGGCTTCATCGCCCTGCTGCCGCTGATCGCCCTGGCCGCGGTCGGCGCCAATCAGAACTTCCCGTTCGGCGGCGCCTCGATCCTGATCATCGTCGGCGTCGGCCTCGAGACCGTCAAGCAGATCGACGCGCAGCTCCAGCAGCGCCACTACGAAGGACTCCTGCGATGA
- the rplF gene encoding 50S ribosomal protein L6, with amino-acid sequence MSRIGRLPIDIPAGVTITVDGQDVAVKGPKGELSLTVSNPIEVQVEENQVLVSRPDDERESRSLHGLTRTLINNNIIGVTQGYTKGLEVVGTGYRVAQKGGSIEFALGFSHPVLVEPPAGITFTVEGNNKVTVAGIDKQAVGEAAANIRKIRKPEPYKGKGVRYAGEVVRRKAGKAGK; translated from the coding sequence ATGTCGCGTATTGGACGTCTTCCCATCGACATCCCCGCCGGCGTGACCATCACGGTCGACGGCCAGGATGTCGCGGTCAAGGGCCCGAAGGGCGAGCTGTCTCTGACGGTCTCGAACCCCATCGAGGTTCAGGTCGAGGAGAACCAGGTCCTGGTCAGCCGCCCCGACGACGAGCGCGAGTCGCGTTCGCTGCACGGACTGACCCGCACCCTGATCAACAACAACATCATCGGCGTCACCCAGGGCTACACCAAGGGCCTCGAGGTCGTCGGCACCGGTTACCGCGTCGCGCAGAAGGGCGGCTCGATCGAGTTCGCCCTCGGCTTCTCGCACCCCGTGCTCGTGGAGCCGCCCGCCGGCATCACGTTCACGGTCGAAGGCAACAACAAGGTGACCGTGGCCGGCATCGACAAGCAGGCCGTCGGTGAGGCTGCCGCGAACATCCGCAAGATCCGCAAGCCCGAGCCCTACAAGGGCAAGGGTGTGCGGTACGCCGGCGAGGTCGTGCGGCGCAAGGCCGGAAAGGCTGGTAAGTAA
- the rplR gene encoding 50S ribosomal protein L18 yields the protein MAVKSKSDARARRHTRLRKKVVGTESRPRLVVTRSARHVFVQVVDDAKGHTLASASTLETDLRSFDGDKTAKARKVGELVAERAKAAGVEDVVFDRGGNRYAGRVAAIADGAREGGLNL from the coding sequence ATGGCTGTGAAGTCGAAGTCAGACGCGCGTGCGCGTCGCCACACCCGCCTTCGCAAGAAGGTCGTGGGCACCGAGTCGCGTCCGCGGCTGGTCGTGACCCGGTCCGCCCGTCACGTCTTCGTCCAGGTGGTCGACGACGCGAAGGGGCACACCCTGGCATCCGCGTCCACCCTCGAAACGGATCTGCGTTCGTTCGACGGTGACAAGACCGCCAAGGCTCGCAAGGTCGGCGAGCTCGTCGCCGAGCGTGCCAAGGCTGCCGGTGTCGAGGATGTCGTGTTCGACCGCGGCGGGAACCGCTACGCCGGACGCGTCGCGGCGATCGCCGACGGCGCCCGCGAAGGAGGTTTGAACCTGTGA
- the rplX gene encoding 50S ribosomal protein L24 — translation MAKIKKGDLVQVISGAKPERGGDRGKQGKVLEILTEQNRVIVEGVNYVTKHNRVGQTQRGTKTGGIETFEAPIHISNVALVDPSTKKPTRVGHRVEEQTKDGVKRTVRVRFAKKSGKDL, via the coding sequence ATGGCGAAGATCAAGAAGGGTGACCTGGTTCAGGTCATCTCGGGCGCAAAGCCCGAGCGTGGCGGCGACCGCGGCAAGCAGGGCAAGGTCCTCGAGATCCTGACCGAGCAGAACCGCGTCATCGTCGAAGGCGTGAACTACGTCACCAAGCACAACCGCGTGGGCCAGACCCAGCGCGGCACCAAGACGGGCGGCATCGAGACCTTCGAGGCTCCCATCCACATCTCCAACGTCGCACTCGTCGACCCCTCGACCAAGAAGCCGACCCGCGTCGGTCACCGCGTCGAGGAGCAGACCAAGGACGGCGTGAAGCGCACCGTCCGCGTGCGCTTCGCGAAGAAGTCAGGCAAGGACCTCTGA
- the rpsQ gene encoding 30S ribosomal protein S17, whose translation MDPKGHESSAHDVRDADARGYRKSRRGYVTSDKMDKTIVVEVEDRVKHPLYGKVIRRTSKVKAHDESNSAGIGDLVLINETRPLSATKRWRLVEILEKAK comes from the coding sequence GTGGATCCCAAGGGGCACGAGTCCTCCGCACATGACGTGCGCGACGCCGACGCCCGTGGATACCGCAAGTCCCGCCGCGGCTACGTGACCAGCGACAAGATGGACAAGACCATCGTCGTCGAGGTCGAAGACCGCGTGAAGCACCCGCTTTACGGCAAGGTCATCCGCCGGACGTCCAAGGTCAAGGCGCACGACGAGAGCAACTCCGCCGGCATCGGCGACCTCGTCCTCATCAACGAGACCCGCCCGCTCAGCGCCACCAAGCGCTGGCGTCTGGTCGAGATCCTCGAGAAGGCCAAGTAG
- the rpsE gene encoding 30S ribosomal protein S5 yields MSDAATNNNGETVVAVDAEQTAPAEATAATEAPAEREREPRRGGRERNANQRDRGSRDADKSQFLERVVTINRVSKVVKGGRRFSFTALVVVGDGNGVVGVGYGKAREVPLAISKGVEEAKRNFFRVPRVGVTIPHPVQGEAAAGVVLLRPAAAGTGVIAGGPVRAVLECAGIHDVLSKSLGSSNTINIVHATVAALKQLEEPRAVAARRGLEFDQVAPARLVRAEADAAAAAKVGA; encoded by the coding sequence GTGAGCGATGCAGCAACCAACAACAACGGGGAGACCGTAGTGGCAGTCGATGCCGAGCAGACCGCGCCCGCCGAGGCGACGGCTGCGACCGAGGCGCCCGCCGAGCGCGAGCGCGAGCCGCGCCGCGGTGGCCGCGAGCGCAACGCCAACCAGCGCGACCGTGGTTCGCGTGATGCCGACAAGAGCCAGTTCCTGGAGCGCGTCGTCACCATCAACCGCGTCTCGAAGGTCGTCAAGGGCGGTCGTCGCTTCAGCTTCACGGCCCTGGTGGTCGTCGGAGACGGAAACGGCGTCGTAGGCGTGGGTTACGGAAAGGCTCGCGAGGTTCCCCTCGCGATCTCGAAGGGTGTCGAAGAGGCCAAGCGCAACTTCTTCCGCGTTCCCCGCGTCGGCGTGACCATCCCCCACCCTGTCCAGGGTGAGGCCGCCGCCGGTGTGGTGCTCCTGCGCCCCGCCGCCGCCGGTACCGGTGTCATCGCCGGTGGACCCGTCCGCGCCGTGCTCGAGTGCGCCGGTATCCACGACGTCCTGTCGAAGTCGCTCGGTTCGTCGAACACGATCAACATCGTGCACGCGACCGTCGCCGCCCTGAAGCAGCTCGAGGAGCCCCGTGCGGTCGCCGCACGCCGCGGTCTCGAGTTCGACCAGGTCGCGCCGGCTCGTCTCGTGCGTGCGGAGGCCGACGCCGCCGCTGCTGCGAAGGTAGGTGCCTGA
- the rpmD gene encoding 50S ribosomal protein L30 has product MAARLKVTQIKSKVSEKQNQRDTLRSLGLKRINDSVVRPDDAQTRGYVKTVAHLVKVEEID; this is encoded by the coding sequence ATGGCCGCGCGTCTCAAGGTCACACAGATCAAGTCCAAGGTGAGCGAGAAGCAGAACCAGCGTGACACGCTGCGCAGCCTCGGTCTGAAGCGGATCAACGACTCGGTCGTTCGTCCCGACGACGCGCAGACGCGCGGCTACGTCAAGACCGTCGCCCACCTCGTGAAGGTTGAGGAGATCGACTAA
- the rpsH gene encoding 30S ribosomal protein S8 produces MTMTDPVADMLTRLRNANSAHHDSVSLPSSKLKTNIAQILKQEGYIASWNVEDARVGQTLTLELKYGPNRERSIAGIKRVSKPGLRVYAKSSEIPTVLGGLGVAILSTSSGLLTDRQAEQKGVGGEVLAYVW; encoded by the coding sequence ATGACAATGACAGACCCGGTCGCAGACATGCTGACCCGTCTGCGCAACGCGAACTCGGCGCACCACGACTCCGTGTCGCTGCCGAGCTCCAAGCTCAAGACCAACATCGCCCAGATCCTCAAGCAGGAGGGCTACATCGCCTCCTGGAACGTCGAGGATGCCCGCGTCGGTCAGACCCTCACGCTCGAGCTGAAGTACGGCCCGAACCGCGAGCGTTCGATCGCCGGCATCAAGCGCGTCTCCAAGCCCGGTCTTCGCGTCTACGCGAAGTCCTCCGAGATCCCCACGGTTCTCGGTGGCCTCGGCGTCGCCATCCTGTCCACCTCGTCCGGCCTCCTCACGGACCGCCAGGCAGAGCAGAAGGGCGTGGGTGGGGAAGTCCTCGCCTACGTGTGGTGA
- the rplN gene encoding 50S ribosomal protein L14: MIQQESRLKVADNTGAKELLTIRVLGGSKRRYAGLGDTIVATVKDAIPGGNVKKGDVVKAVIVRTVKSTRRPDGSYIKFDENAAVILKNDGEPRGTRIFGPVGRELRDKKFMKIVSLAPEVI; the protein is encoded by the coding sequence GTGATTCAGCAGGAATCCCGCCTCAAGGTCGCCGACAACACCGGTGCGAAGGAGCTGCTCACCATCCGTGTGCTGGGCGGCTCGAAGCGCCGCTACGCGGGACTGGGTGACACCATCGTCGCAACGGTCAAGGACGCGATCCCGGGCGGCAACGTCAAGAAGGGCGATGTGGTCAAGGCCGTCATCGTCCGCACCGTCAAGTCCACGCGCCGTCCCGACGGCTCGTACATCAAGTTCGACGAGAACGCCGCCGTCATCCTGAAGAACGACGGGGAGCCCCGCGGCACCCGCATCTTCGGACCGGTCGGTCGTGAGCTTCGCGACAAGAAGTTCATGAAGATCGTCTCGTTGGCGCCGGAGGTCATTTAG